A genomic window from Polaribacter gangjinensis includes:
- the rpmD gene encoding 50S ribosomal protein L30 → MTKIKVTQVKSQIRRPKDQKRTLVSLGLRKMNQSVEHDATPSILGMVNKVSHLVSVEELK, encoded by the coding sequence ATGACAAAAATTAAAGTTACACAAGTAAAAAGTCAAATTAGACGTCCTAAAGATCAAAAAAGAACTTTAGTGTCCTTAGGTTTGCGTAAAATGAACCAATCTGTTGAGCACGACGCAACGCCTTCAATTTTGGGAATGGTAAATAAAGTTTCACATTTAGTTTCTGTAGAGGAATTAAAATAA
- the rpsE gene encoding 30S ribosomal protein S5: MMQGYKNVERVKPSGLELVDRLVGVQRVTKVTKGGRAFGFSAIVVVGDGNGVVGHGLGKSKDVSSAIAKAVEDAKKNLIRIPLVDGTLPHEQKGKFGGANVFIKPASPGTGVIAGGAVRAVLESVGVHDVLSKSQGSSNPHNAVKATFDALLQLRSAASIAKQRGISLEKVFNG; this comes from the coding sequence ATTATGCAAGGATATAAAAACGTAGAAAGAGTTAAACCAAGCGGTTTAGAGCTTGTAGATAGATTAGTTGGTGTACAACGTGTTACCAAAGTTACAAAAGGAGGTAGAGCATTTGGTTTTTCTGCAATTGTAGTTGTTGGTGATGGAAATGGAGTTGTTGGTCATGGATTAGGAAAATCTAAAGATGTTTCTTCTGCAATTGCTAAAGCAGTTGAAGATGCAAAGAAAAACTTAATCAGAATTCCTTTAGTTGACGGAACACTTCCTCATGAACAAAAAGGAAAATTCGGTGGAGCAAATGTATTCATCAAACCTGCTTCTCCTGGTACAGGAGTTATTGCTGGTGGTGCAGTACGTGCGGTATTAGAGTCAGTTGGAGTTCATGATGTGTTATCAAAATCACAAGGTTCTTCAAATCCTCACAATGCTGTTAAAGCTACATTTGATGCTTTATTACAATTACGTAGTGCAGCTTCAATTGCTAAACAAAGAGGGATTTCTTTAGAAAAAGTGTTTAACGGATAA
- the rplR gene encoding 50S ribosomal protein L18, whose translation MALSKLERRARIKSRIRKIVFGTATKPRLSVYRSNKEIYAQLIDDVNGVTLASVSSRDKDIQATTKGEAAIAVGTSIGKKALTNGIESVAFDRNGYLYHGRVKVLADAAREAGLKF comes from the coding sequence ATGGCATTATCAAAGCTAGAAAGAAGAGCTAGAATTAAAAGTAGAATTAGAAAGATTGTTTTCGGTACAGCTACCAAACCAAGACTTTCTGTTTACAGAAGTAATAAAGAAATCTATGCTCAATTAATAGACGATGTAAACGGAGTAACATTAGCTTCTGTTTCATCAAGAGACAAAGATATTCAAGCAACAACGAAAGGAGAAGCAGCAATTGCAGTTGGTACATCAATTGGAAAAAAAGCTTTAACAAATGGTATTGAAAGTGTTGCTTTCGATAGAAATGGTTATTTATACCATGGTAGAGTTAAAGTATTGGCTGATGCTGCAAGAGAAGCTGGTTTAAAATTTTAA
- the rplF gene encoding 50S ribosomal protein L6, whose product MSRIGKNPVSIPQGVDVNIDGNLITVKGKLGTLSQTISEGITIKVENSTVFLERSSDSKIHTAQHGLMRALINNMVEGVSKGWTKELELVGVGYRASSQGQKLDLALGFSHNIIFELAPEVKVETISEKGKNPIVKLTSFDKQLVGHVAAKIRSFRSPEPYKGKGIKFVDEKLRRKAGKSA is encoded by the coding sequence ATGAGTAGAATAGGAAAAAATCCCGTTAGCATCCCACAAGGTGTAGATGTAAACATAGATGGTAATTTAATTACTGTTAAAGGAAAGTTAGGAACTTTATCGCAAACTATTTCTGAAGGAATTACTATTAAAGTTGAAAATTCAACTGTTTTTTTAGAAAGATCTTCTGATAGTAAAATTCATACAGCTCAACACGGTTTGATGAGAGCTTTAATCAATAACATGGTTGAAGGTGTAAGTAAAGGTTGGACTAAAGAATTGGAATTAGTTGGTGTTGGATATAGAGCTTCAAGTCAAGGACAAAAATTAGATCTAGCACTTGGTTTTTCTCATAACATAATTTTCGAATTAGCTCCTGAAGTAAAAGTAGAAACTATTTCTGAAAAAGGTAAAAATCCAATCGTTAAATTAACCTCATTTGACAAACAATTGGTAGGTCACGTTGCTGCAAAGATTCGCTCTTTCAGAAGCCCTGAACCATACAAAGGTAAAGGTATTAAGTTTGTAGATGAAAAATTAAGAAGAAAAGCAGGTAAATCTGCATAA
- the rpsH gene encoding 30S ribosomal protein S8, translated as MYTDPIADYLTRVRNAISAGHRVVEIPASNLKKEMTKILFDQGYILSYQFNSDKVQGSIKIALKYDKDTKESVIRKIQRISTPGLRKYVGSKEMPRVLNGLGIAIVSTSKGVMTNKQARQENVGGEVLCYVY; from the coding sequence ATGTATACAGATCCAATTGCGGATTATCTTACCAGAGTAAGAAATGCAATCTCTGCAGGCCATAGAGTTGTAGAGATTCCTGCTTCAAATTTGAAGAAGGAAATGACTAAAATCTTGTTTGATCAAGGTTATATTCTTAGTTATCAGTTTAATTCTGATAAAGTACAAGGCTCTATTAAAATTGCCTTGAAATATGATAAAGACACGAAAGAGTCTGTTATCAGAAAAATCCAACGAATCAGTACTCCAGGTTTACGTAAATACGTTGGCTCAAAAGAGATGCCAAGAGTATTAAATGGTCTTGGAATTGCTATTGTTTCTACCTCAAAAGGTGTAATGACAAACAAGCAAGCTCGTCAAGAGAATGTTGGAGGTGAAGTTTTATGTTACGTTTATTAA
- the rpsN gene encoding 30S ribosomal protein S14, with protein sequence MAKESMKARERKRAKTVAKYAEKRKALKEAGDFEGLQKLPKNASPIRMHNRCKLTGRPRGYMRQFGISRVTFREMANQGLIPGVTKASW encoded by the coding sequence ATGGCTAAAGAATCAATGAAAGCTCGTGAGCGTAAAAGAGCTAAAACTGTTGCTAAATACGCTGAGAAAAGAAAAGCTTTAAAAGAAGCTGGAGATTTTGAAGGATTACAAAAATTACCAAAAAATGCATCTCCAATAAGAATGCATAATAGATGTAAATTAACTGGTCGTCCAAGAGGATATATGAGACAATTTGGTATTTCTCGTGTTACATTCCGTGAAATGGCAAACCAAGGGTTAATTCCAGGTGTTACCAAAGCAAGTTGGTAA
- the rplE gene encoding 50S ribosomal protein L5, which translates to MSYVPRLKAEYKERVISALTEEFSYKNVMQVPKLEKIVISKGVGAAIADKKLVDYAVEELTKITGQKAVSTISKKDVANFKLRKGMPIGAKVTLRGDKMYEFLDRLITASLPRVRDFNGIKANGFDGRGNYNLGITEQIIYPEINIDQVKKINGMDITFVTTANTDKEAKSLLAELGLPFKKN; encoded by the coding sequence ATGAGTTACGTACCAAGATTAAAAGCAGAATATAAAGAAAGAGTAATTAGTGCTCTTACTGAAGAGTTTAGTTATAAGAATGTAATGCAAGTACCAAAATTAGAAAAAATTGTTATTTCTAAAGGTGTTGGTGCTGCTATTGCTGATAAAAAATTAGTTGATTATGCTGTTGAAGAGTTAACTAAAATAACTGGTCAAAAAGCTGTTTCAACAATTTCTAAGAAAGACGTTGCCAATTTTAAATTGCGTAAAGGCATGCCTATTGGCGCAAAAGTAACTCTTAGAGGTGATAAGATGTATGAGTTTTTAGATAGATTAATTACAGCTTCTTTACCTCGTGTTAGAGATTTCAATGGAATAAAAGCTAACGGTTTTGATGGAAGAGGTAATTATAACTTAGGTATTACTGAGCAGATTATATACCCAGAAATCAATATTGATCAAGTTAAAAAAATTAATGGTATGGACATTACTTTTGTAACTACTGCCAATACTGACAAAGAAGCTAAATCATTATTAGCAGAATTAGGTTTACCATTCAAAAAAAATTAA
- the rplX gene encoding 50S ribosomal protein L24, which translates to MKKFKIKSGDTVKVIAGDHKGSEGKVLQIIKDKDRVLVEGVNLVSKHTKPSAQNPQGGIVKKEASLHISNVMLVDGGVAVRVGYKVDGDTKTRISKNTKK; encoded by the coding sequence ATGAAGAAATTTAAAATTAAATCAGGTGATACTGTAAAAGTAATTGCTGGTGACCACAAAGGTTCAGAAGGCAAAGTATTACAAATCATCAAAGACAAAGACAGAGTTTTAGTAGAAGGTGTAAATTTAGTTTCTAAACACACAAAACCTAGTGCACAAAATCCACAAGGAGGTATCGTAAAAAAAGAAGCTTCTTTACACATCTCTAATGTTATGTTGGTTGATGGTGGTGTAGCTGTAAGAGTAGGTTATAAAGTTGATGGAGATACTAAAACTAGAATCTCTAAAAATACTAAAAAATAA
- the rplN gene encoding 50S ribosomal protein L14 — MLQTESRLKVADNTGAKEVLVIRVLGGTKKRYATIGDKIVVTIKAATPNGTVKKGQVSRAVVVRTKKEVRRKDGSYIRFDDNACVLLNPAEEMRGTRVFGPVARELREKQFMKIVSLAPEVL, encoded by the coding sequence ATGTTACAAACAGAATCAAGATTAAAAGTAGCAGATAATACTGGAGCTAAAGAAGTTTTAGTAATCAGAGTTTTAGGAGGTACAAAAAAGCGTTATGCTACTATTGGTGACAAAATTGTTGTTACTATAAAAGCTGCAACTCCTAACGGTACTGTAAAAAAAGGTCAAGTATCTAGAGCAGTTGTTGTTAGAACTAAAAAAGAAGTAAGACGTAAAGATGGTTCTTACATTCGTTTTGATGACAATGCTTGTGTATTATTAAATCCTGCAGAGGAAATGAGAGGTACACGTGTATTTGGTCCTGTAGCTCGTGAACTTCGTGAAAAACAATTCATGAAAATAGTATCATTAGCACCTGAAGTGCTTTAA
- the rpsQ gene encoding 30S ribosomal protein S17, protein MEKRNLRKERIGVVSSNKMEKSIVVSEVKRVKHPMYGKFVLKTKKYVAHDEKNDCNEGDTVRIMETRPMSKSKRWRLVEILERAK, encoded by the coding sequence ATGGAAAAAAGAAATCTTAGAAAAGAGAGAATAGGTGTTGTTTCTAGTAACAAAATGGAAAAATCTATTGTTGTTTCAGAAGTAAAAAGAGTTAAACACCCAATGTACGGAAAGTTCGTATTAAAAACTAAGAAGTACGTTGCACACGACGAAAAGAATGATTGCAACGAAGGTGATACTGTTAGGATTATGGAAACTAGACCTATGAGTAAATCTAAACGTTGGAGATTAGTAGAAATCCTAGAAAGAGCGAAATAA
- the rpmC gene encoding 50S ribosomal protein L29: MKQAEIKELSLADLQEKLVVLKKNYTDLKMAHTITPLENPLQLRSLRRTVARIATELTKRELQ; the protein is encoded by the coding sequence ATGAAACAAGCAGAAATAAAAGAATTATCATTAGCTGATCTTCAAGAGAAGCTAGTAGTGTTGAAAAAGAACTACACAGATCTTAAAATGGCACATACAATTACACCGCTCGAAAATCCGTTGCAATTAAGAAGCCTAAGAAGAACTGTAGCAAGAATTGCAACAGAGTTAACAAAAAGAGAATTACAATAA
- the rplP gene encoding 50S ribosomal protein L16, with protein MLQPKRVKYRKVQKLKGSMSGISGRGTQLSNGMFGIKSLDQDLLTSRQIEAARIAATRFMKREGQLWIKIFPDKPITKKPLEVRMGKGKGAPDHYVSVIKPGRILFEVGGVPLEVAKEALRLAAQKLPVKTRFIVARDFDFNA; from the coding sequence ATGTTACAGCCAAAAAGAGTTAAATACCGTAAGGTACAGAAGTTGAAAGGAAGTATGTCTGGAATCTCAGGAAGAGGTACCCAACTTTCTAACGGAATGTTTGGTATCAAATCTTTAGATCAAGATTTATTAACTTCAAGACAAATTGAGGCAGCTCGTATTGCAGCTACCCGTTTTATGAAGAGAGAAGGGCAGTTGTGGATTAAAATATTTCCAGACAAACCTATTACTAAAAAGCCTTTAGAGGTACGTATGGGTAAAGGTAAGGGAGCACCAGATCATTATGTCTCTGTCATCAAGCCAGGAAGAATTTTATTCGAAGTTGGTGGAGTTCCTCTTGAAGTTGCTAAAGAAGCTTTAAGATTAGCTGCACAAAAGCTTCCTGTGAAAACAAGATTTATTGTAGCAAGAGATTTTGATTTTAACGCATAA
- the rpsC gene encoding 30S ribosomal protein S3, with product MGQKTNPIGNRLGIIRGWESNWYGGNDYGDKIAEDDKIRKYVNARLSKASVSRIFIERTLKLVTVTITTARPGIIIGKGGQEVDKLKEELKKITGKEVQINIFEIKRPELDANLVAISVARQIENRISYKRAIKMAITSTMKMNAEGIKIQISGRLNGAEMARAEHFKEGRIPLSTFRADIDYSLAEAHTTYGRLGIKVWIMKGEVYGKRELSPLVGLSKKQAPTKGGAASPAKRQPRKRK from the coding sequence ATGGGACAAAAAACGAATCCAATAGGAAATCGATTAGGAATCATCAGAGGTTGGGAGTCTAACTGGTATGGTGGAAATGACTACGGAGATAAAATTGCTGAAGATGATAAGATAAGAAAGTATGTAAATGCTAGATTATCAAAAGCAAGTGTTTCTAGAATATTTATTGAGCGTACTCTAAAACTTGTAACCGTTACTATCACTACAGCACGTCCAGGTATCATTATTGGTAAAGGAGGTCAAGAGGTAGACAAGTTAAAAGAAGAGCTTAAGAAAATCACTGGAAAAGAAGTTCAAATTAATATTTTTGAAATCAAACGTCCAGAGTTAGATGCAAATTTAGTTGCAATTAGTGTTGCTCGTCAAATTGAAAATAGAATTTCATACAAGAGAGCTATAAAAATGGCAATTACTTCAACTATGAAAATGAATGCTGAAGGAATTAAAATTCAAATTTCAGGTCGTTTGAATGGTGCAGAAATGGCACGTGCTGAACATTTTAAAGAAGGAAGAATTCCTTTATCAACGTTCAGAGCAGATATTGATTATTCACTTGCTGAAGCTCATACTACCTATGGAAGATTAGGAATTAAAGTATGGATTATGAAGGGTGAAGTTTATGGAAAAAGAGAGTTATCTCCTTTAGTTGGCTTATCTAAAAAGCAAGCTCCTACAAAAGGTGGTGCTGCAAGTCCTGCTAAACGTCAACCTCGTAAAAGAAAATAA
- the rplV gene encoding 50S ribosomal protein L22: MGVRKKNMADQIKADKKQRAFAKLTNCPTSPRKMRLVADQVRGVEVEKALAILKFSPKDASKNLEKLLLSAIANWQAKNESSSIEDAGLFVKSICVDSAGMLKRLRPAPQGRAHRIRKRSNHVTLELGSKNLSN, translated from the coding sequence ATGGGAGTTCGTAAAAAAAACATGGCAGATCAGATAAAAGCAGACAAAAAGCAACGTGCTTTTGCAAAGCTTACTAACTGTCCTACATCACCAAGAAAAATGCGTTTGGTTGCTGATCAAGTTAGAGGAGTTGAAGTTGAAAAAGCTTTAGCAATTTTAAAATTCAGCCCAAAAGATGCATCTAAAAATTTAGAGAAATTATTGTTATCTGCAATTGCCAATTGGCAAGCTAAGAATGAATCATCTAGTATTGAAGATGCTGGTTTGTTTGTAAAATCTATTTGTGTAGATAGTGCTGGAATGTTAAAAAGACTAAGACCAGCTCCACAAGGACGTGCTCATAGAATTCGTAAACGTTCTAATCACGTTACATTAGAATTAGGAAGTAAAAATTTAAGTAATTAA
- the rpsS gene encoding 30S ribosomal protein S19, producing MARSLKKGPFVHYKLEKKVLANVEAGSKTVIKTWSRASMITPDFVGQTIAVHNGRQFVPVYVTENMVGHKLGEFSPTRSFRGHAGAKNKGKK from the coding sequence ATGGCAAGATCATTAAAAAAAGGACCTTTCGTTCACTATAAATTAGAGAAAAAAGTGTTAGCTAATGTAGAGGCTGGAAGCAAAACTGTAATTAAAACTTGGTCAAGAGCAAGTATGATTACTCCAGACTTTGTAGGACAAACGATCGCTGTTCATAACGGGCGTCAGTTTGTACCAGTATATGTTACAGAAAACATGGTAGGGCACAAATTAGGTGAATTTTCACCAACTCGTTCTTTTAGAGGACATGCAGGTGCTAAAAATAAAGGTAAAAAATAG
- the rplB gene encoding 50S ribosomal protein L2, translating to MSVRKLKPITPGQRFRVVNGFDAITTDKPEKSLISSKKSTGGRNSQGRMTTRNIGGGHKQKYRAIDFKRDKTGIPATVKTIEYDPNRTAFIALLFYADGEKRYVIAQNGLEVDQVIISGSGIAPEIGNTLPLSEIPLGTTISCIELRPGQGAVMARSAGSFAQLMARDGKYATVKLPSGETRLVLLTCMATIGVVSNSDHQLLVSGKAGRRRWLGRRPRVNAVRMNPVDHPMGGGEGRSSGGHPRSRNGIPAKGYKTRSKTKASNKYIVERRKK from the coding sequence ATGTCAGTTAGAAAATTAAAACCAATAACGCCAGGTCAGCGTTTTAGAGTTGTAAATGGGTTCGACGCCATTACAACTGATAAGCCGGAGAAAAGTTTAATTTCTTCGAAAAAAAGTACTGGTGGTCGAAATAGTCAGGGTAGAATGACAACACGTAATATAGGTGGTGGTCATAAACAAAAATATCGTGCTATCGATTTTAAAAGAGATAAAACTGGTATCCCTGCAACCGTTAAAACTATCGAGTACGATCCTAATCGTACAGCATTCATTGCATTGTTATTTTATGCTGATGGTGAAAAACGTTATGTAATCGCTCAAAACGGTTTAGAAGTTGATCAAGTAATTATTTCTGGTAGCGGTATTGCTCCTGAGATTGGCAACACATTACCACTTAGCGAAATTCCTTTAGGTACAACTATTTCTTGTATAGAATTACGTCCAGGTCAGGGAGCTGTTATGGCTCGTTCTGCAGGTTCTTTTGCTCAATTAATGGCAAGAGATGGTAAATATGCAACTGTAAAACTTCCTTCAGGTGAAACAAGACTTGTTCTTTTAACTTGTATGGCTACAATTGGAGTTGTTTCGAATTCTGATCACCAATTATTAGTTTCAGGAAAAGCTGGTAGAAGAAGATGGTTAGGAAGAAGACCAAGAGTGAACGCTGTAAGAATGAACCCTGTTGATCACCCAATGGGAGGTGGTGAAGGACGTTCTTCTGGAGGTCACCCAAGATCTAGAAACGGAATTCCTGCTAAAGGATACAAAACTAGATCTAAGACGAAAGCTAGTAACAAGTATATTGTAGAACGTAGAAAGAAATAA
- the rplW gene encoding 50S ribosomal protein L23, translating to MSILIKPIITEKATNDSEVNNRYSFIVASKANKLEIKSAVHAAYGVSVESVKTLNYPAKKNTKYTKKGLVTGVKGGFKKAIVQLAEGESIDFYNNL from the coding sequence ATGAGTATTTTAATTAAACCTATTATTACAGAGAAAGCAACTAACGATAGTGAAGTTAACAATCGTTATTCATTTATAGTTGCAAGTAAAGCTAATAAATTAGAAATTAAATCAGCTGTTCATGCAGCTTATGGGGTTTCTGTAGAAAGCGTTAAGACTTTGAATTATCCTGCTAAAAAAAATACAAAGTATACTAAAAAAGGTTTAGTAACTGGTGTTAAAGGTGGATTTAAAAAAGCGATCGTTCAATTAGCTGAAGGAGAAAGTATTGATTTTTATAACAATCTATAA
- the rplD gene encoding 50S ribosomal protein L4: MEVAVLDITGKDTGRKVELSNDVFGIAPNDHAIYLDVKQFLANQRQGTHKSKEKSEVAGSTRKIKKQKGTGTARAGSIKSGVFRGGGRFFGPRPRSYSFKLNKGLKRLARKSALSIQANQHNLVVIEDFNFESPKTKNFIDVLKALELDTKKSLFVFGEMNENVYLSSRNLKSSKVISTSELNTYGILNANKVVITEGSLEAIHTNLNK; encoded by the coding sequence ATGGAAGTAGCAGTTTTAGATATTACAGGAAAAGATACAGGTAGAAAAGTTGAACTTTCTAACGATGTATTCGGGATAGCGCCAAACGATCATGCAATTTATTTAGATGTAAAGCAATTTCTTGCAAATCAAAGACAAGGAACACATAAATCTAAAGAAAAATCAGAGGTTGCTGGTTCTACAAGAAAAATTAAAAAACAAAAAGGTACTGGTACTGCAAGGGCAGGTTCAATTAAATCAGGAGTTTTTAGAGGTGGAGGACGTTTTTTTGGGCCAAGACCAAGAAGTTATTCTTTTAAATTGAATAAAGGTTTAAAGCGTTTAGCTCGTAAATCAGCTTTAAGTATTCAAGCTAATCAACACAATTTAGTTGTTATTGAAGATTTTAATTTTGAATCTCCAAAAACTAAAAATTTTATTGATGTTTTAAAAGCTTTAGAGTTAGATACAAAAAAATCATTATTTGTCTTTGGTGAGATGAATGAGAATGTGTATTTATCTTCAAGAAACCTTAAATCATCAAAAGTTATAAGTACATCAGAATTAAATACTTATGGTATTTTAAATGCTAATAAGGTTGTGATTACTGAAGGTTCTTTAGAAGCAATTCATACAAATTTAAATAAATAG
- the rplC gene encoding 50S ribosomal protein L3, giving the protein MSGLIGRKIGMTSLFDENGKNIPCTVIEAGPCVVTQVRTKEVDGYNALQLGFDDKKAKSSNKALDGHFKKAGTSAKKKVVEFQGFEEDYKLGDSLTVSVFAEGEFVDVSGVSKGKGFQGVVKLHGFGGVGQSTHGQHNRLRAPGSVGAASYPARVFKGMRMAGRMGGNNVKVQNLKVLKVVPEKNLLVVKGAIPGHKNAFVTIQK; this is encoded by the coding sequence ATGTCTGGGTTAATAGGTAGAAAAATTGGAATGACCAGCTTATTTGATGAAAACGGGAAGAATATTCCTTGTACAGTAATTGAAGCAGGTCCTTGCGTTGTTACCCAAGTCAGAACCAAAGAGGTTGACGGCTACAATGCGTTACAACTTGGTTTCGATGACAAAAAGGCAAAGAGTTCTAACAAAGCGTTAGACGGTCACTTTAAAAAAGCTGGCACTTCTGCTAAGAAAAAAGTCGTTGAATTTCAAGGGTTTGAAGAAGATTATAAATTAGGGGATTCTCTTACAGTAAGTGTATTTGCTGAAGGTGAATTCGTTGATGTATCGGGAGTTTCTAAAGGTAAAGGTTTTCAGGGTGTTGTTAAACTTCATGGTTTTGGTGGAGTTGGACAGTCTACTCATGGTCAACATAACCGTTTGAGAGCTCCAGGATCTGTGGGTGCTGCGTCATATCCAGCTAGAGTGTTTAAAGGAATGCGTATGGCAGGTAGAATGGGTGGAAATAATGTAAAAGTTCAAAACTTAAAAGTATTAAAAGTAGTTCCTGAGAAGAATTTACTTGTTGTTAAAGGAGCAATTCCTGGACACAAAAACGCTTTTGTAACTATTCAGAAATAA
- the rpsJ gene encoding 30S ribosomal protein S10 — MSQKIRIKLKSYDYNLVDKSAEKIVKTVKSTGAVVNGPIPLPTNKKIFTVLRSPHVNKKSREQFQLSAYKRLLDIYSSSSKTIDALMKLELPSGVEVEIKV; from the coding sequence ATGAGTCAAAAAATTAGAATAAAATTAAAATCTTACGATTACAATTTGGTAGATAAATCTGCTGAAAAAATCGTAAAGACAGTAAAGAGTACAGGAGCTGTTGTAAATGGTCCTATTCCTTTACCAACAAATAAAAAAATATTTACGGTTTTGCGTTCACCTCACGTAAACAAGAAATCTAGAGAGCAATTTCAATTATCTGCTTACAAACGTTTGTTAGATATTTATAGTTCTTCTTCAAAGACAATTGATGCTTTGATGAAATTAGAACTACCAAGTGGAGTTGAAGTAGAAATTAAAGTATAA